From Synechococcus sp. A10-1-5-1, a single genomic window includes:
- a CDS encoding DUF5801 repeats-in-toxin domain-containing protein, with product MPAEEGLGFALNPGGDAQAAETDRDMAGNVQDRKVPDPHGEFVLPGGAKAFQNIPYEGIPETVDQPPPPEVVAKPTIPGPQYAPQGSSGGIPLFLTTTAEESQPALVPQQQPGQPPTGVAATPLQPLPAAADAVESALPADPPFDPNPPIIDASDLGEALTFDGGLIDGNFVGDQGAGDTDPSPVVASVDFSANFTVTAPGPGATRTTTYALVLDSDYPEGSPSGLTSGGVPIRLYEIGGVIYGSTSLTEGGVNAGNTAFTIEMNSSSGVLTLTQSYAIDHSQSDTYNGSYIEDLALLANSQVDLLVSVTDDYGSGIVRSATASIDLGGNIRFGDDGPGNPTLTLSGTEPIALTFDGGLSGGNFVGVEGAGDTNGSPVVASVDFSGAFASGNLSDYGADGAGTGSVVTYELILDSAYTEGTPSGLTSGGVSIRLYESGGVITGSTSLTEVGVNAGNTAFTIVVNSSSGVLTLTQSKAIDHLQTDTYDGAYIEDLALLGNDLIELRATASGTFDSEGDVSTEASASLDLGGNIRFGDDGPGNPTLTLSGTEPIALTFDGGLSGGNFVGVEGAGDTNGSPVVASVDFSGAFASGNLSDYGADGAGTGSVVTYELILDSAYTEGTPSGLTSGGVSIRLYESGGVITGSTSLTEVGVNAGNTAFTIVVNSSSGVLTLTQSKAIDHLQTDTYDGAYIEDLALLGNDLIELRATASGTFDSEGDVSTEASASLDLGGNIRFGDDGPGNPTLTLSGTEPIALTFDGGLSGGNFVGVEGAGDTNGSPVVASVDFSGAFASGNLSDYGADGAGTGSVVTYELILDSAYTEGTPSGLTSGGVSIRLYESGGVITGSTSLTEVGVNAGNTAFTIVVNSSSGVLTLTQSKAIDHLQTDTYDGAYIEDLALLGNDLIELRATASGTFDSEGDVSTEASASLDLGGNIRFGDDGPGNPTLTLSGTEPIALTFDGGLSGGNFVGVEGAGDTNGSPVVASVDFSGAFASGNLSDYGADGAGTGSVVTYELILDSAYTEGTPSGLTSGGVSIRLYESGGVITGSTSLTEVGVNAGNTAFTIVVNSSSGVLTLTQSKAIDHLQTDTYDGAYIEDLALLGNDLIELRATASGTFDSEGDVSTEASASLDLGGNIRFGDDGPGNPTLTLSGTEPIALTFDGGLSGGNFVGVEGAGDTNGSPVVASVDFSGAFASGNLSDYGADGAGTGSVVTYELILDSAYTEGTPSGLTSGGVSIRLYESGGVITGSTSLTEVGVNAGNTAFTIVVNSSSGVLTLTQSKAIDHLQTDTYDGAYIEDLALLGNDLIELRATASGTFDSEGDVSTEASASLDLGGNIRFGDDGPGNPTLTLSGTEPIALTFDGGLSGGNFVGVEGAGDTNGSPVVASVDFSGAFASGNLSDYGADGAGTGSVVTYELILDSAYTEGTPSGLTSGGVSIRLYESGGVITGSTSLTEVGVNAGNTAFTIVVNSSSGVLTLTQSKAIDHLQTDTYDGAYIEDLALLGNDLIELRATASGTFDSEGDVSTEASASLDLGGNIRFGDDGPGNPTLTLSGTEPIALTFDGGLSGGNFVGVEGAGDTNGSPVVASVDFSGAFASGNLSDYGADGAGTGSVVTYELILDSAYTEGTPSGLTSGGVSIRLYESGGVITGSTSLTEVGVNAGNTAFTIVVNSSSGVLTLTQSKAIDHLQTDTYDGAYIEDLALLGNDLIELRATASGTFDSEGDVSTEASASLDLGGNIRFGDDGPGNPTLTLSGTEPIALTFDGGLSGGNFVGVEGAGDTNGSPVVASVDFSGAFASGNLSDYGADGAGTGSVVTYELILDSAYTEGTPSGLTSGGVSIRLYESGGVITGSTSLTEVGVNAGNTAFTIVVNSSSGVLTLTQSKAIDHLQTDTYDGAYIEDLALLGNDLIELRATASGTFDSEGDVSTEASASLDLGGNIRFGDDGPGNPTLTLSGTEPIALTFDGGLSGGNFVGVEGAGDTNGSPVVASVDFSGAFASGNLSDYGADGAGTGSVVTYELILDSAYTEGTPSGLTSGGVSIRLYESGGVITGSTSLTEVGVNAGNTAFTIVVNSSSGVLTLTQSKAIDHLQTDTYDGAYIEDLALLGNDLIELRATASGTFDSEGDVSTEASASLDLGGNIRFGDDGPGNPTLTLSGTEPIALTFDGGLSGGNFVGVEGAGDTNGSPVVASVDFSGAFASGNLSDYGADGAGTGSVVTYELILDSAYTEGTPSGLTSGGVSIRLYESGGVITGSTSLTEVGVNAGNTAFTIVVNSSSGVLTLTQSKAIDHLQTDTYDGAYIEDLALLGNDLIELRATASGTFDSEGDVSTEASASLDLGGNIRFGDDGPGNPTLTLSGTEPIALTFDGGLSGGNFVGVEGAGDTNGSPVVASVDFSGAFASGNLSDYGADGAGTGSVVTYELILDSAYTEGTPSGLTSGGVSIRLYESGGVITGSTSLTEVGVNAGNTAFTIVVNSSSGVLTLTQSKAIDHLQTDTYDGAYIEDLALLGNDLIELRATASGTFDSEGDVSTEASASLDLGGNIRFGDDGPGNPTLTLSGTEPIALTFDGGLSGGNFVGVEGAGDTNGSPVVASVDFSGAFASGNLSDYGADGAGTGSVVTYELILDSAYTEGTPSGLTSGGVSIRLYESGGVITGSTSLTEVGVNAGNTAFTIVVNSSSGVLTLTQSKAIDHLQTDTYDGAYIEDLALLGNDLIELRATASGTFDSEGDVSTEASASLDLGGNIRFGDDGPGNPTLTLSGTEPIALTFDGGLSGGNFVGVEGAGDTNGSPVVASVDFSGAFASGNLSDYGADGAGTGSVVTYELILDSAYTEGTPSGLTSGGVSIRLYESGGVITGSTSLTEVGVNAGNTAFTIVVNSSSGVLTLTQSKAIDHLQTDTYDGAYIEDLALLGNDLIELRATASGTFDSEGDVSTEASASLDLGGNIRFGDDGPGNPTLTLSGTEPIALTFDGGLSGGNFVGVEGAGDTNGSPVVASVDFSGAFASGNLSDYGADGAGTGSVVTYELILDSAYTEGTPSGLTSGGVSIRLYESGGVITGSTSLTEVGVNAGNTAFTIVVNSSSGVLTLTQSKAIDHLQTDTYDGAYIEDLALLGNDLIELRATASGTFDSEGDVSTEASASLDLGGNIRFGDDGPGNPTLTLSGTEPIALTFDGGLSGGNFVGVEGAGDTNGSPVVASVDFSGAFASGNLSDYGADGAGTGSVVTYELILDSAYTEGTPSGLTSGGVSIRLYESGGVITGSTSLTEVGVNAGNTAFTIVVNSSSGVLTLTQSKAIDHLQTDTYDGAYIEDLALLGNDLIELRATASGTFDSEGDVSTEASASLDLYPIW from the coding sequence TTGGCTTTGCTAGCCAATAGCCAAGTGGATCTCTTGGTCAGTGTCACCGATGACTATGGCTCGGGAATTGTCAGATCTGCTACGGCATCTATTGATTTAGGAGGGAATATCCGATTTGGTGATGATGGCCCAGGTAACCCGACGTTGACGTTGAGTGGAACGGAGCCGATTGCGCTGACGTTTGATGGAGGTTTAAGCGGCGGAAACTTTGTTGGAGTGGAGGGAGCAGGGGATACGAATGGGAGCCCAGTGGTTGCGAGTGTGGATTTTTCAGGAGCGTTTGCGAGCGGAAATCTGAGTGACTACGGAGCGGACGGAGCGGGAACAGGTAGCGTTGTGACGTATGAGTTAATTCTGGATAGTGCGTACACGGAAGGAACGCCATCTGGATTGACGAGTGGAGGAGTGTCGATCCGTCTGTATGAGTCAGGCGGAGTGATCACGGGATCGACGTCATTGACGGAGGTCGGAGTGAATGCTGGGAACACGGCATTCACGATTGTTGTGAATAGCAGCAGCGGAGTGTTGACGCTGACGCAGTCGAAGGCGATCGACCATTTGCAGACGGATACGTATGACGGAGCGTATATAGAGGACTTGGCGTTATTAGGGAATGATCTGATTGAACTGAGGGCGACAGCGTCAGGGACGTTTGATTCAGAAGGAGATGTGTCGACGGAAGCGAGTGCGAGTTTGGATTTAGGAGGGAATATCCGATTTGGTGATGATGGCCCAGGTAACCCGACGTTGACGTTGAGTGGAACGGAGCCGATTGCGCTGACGTTTGATGGAGGTTTAAGCGGCGGAAACTTTGTTGGAGTGGAGGGAGCAGGGGATACGAATGGGAGCCCAGTGGTTGCGAGTGTGGATTTTTCAGGAGCGTTTGCGAGCGGAAATCTGAGTGACTACGGAGCGGACGGAGCGGGAACAGGTAGCGTTGTGACGTATGAGTTAATTCTGGATAGTGCGTACACGGAAGGAACGCCATCTGGATTGACGAGTGGAGGAGTGTCGATCCGTCTGTATGAGTCAGGCGGAGTGATCACGGGATCGACGTCATTGACGGAGGTCGGAGTGAATGCTGGGAACACGGCATTCACGATTGTTGTGAATAGCAGCAGCGGAGTGTTGACGCTGACGCAGTCGAAGGCGATCGACCATTTGCAGACGGATACGTATGACGGAGCGTATATAGAGGACTTGGCGTTATTAGGGAATGATCTGATTGAACTGAGGGCGACAGCGTCAGGGACGTTTGATTCAGAAGGAGATGTGTCGACGGAAGCGAGTGCGAGTTTGGATTTAGGAGGGAATATCCGATTTGGTGATGATGGCCCAGGTAACCCGACGTTGACGTTGAGTGGAACGGAGCCGATTGCGCTGACGTTTGATGGAGGTTTAAGCGGCGGAAACTTTGTTGGAGTGGAGGGAGCAGGGGATACGAATGGGAGCCCAGTGGTTGCGAGTGTGGATTTTTCAGGAGCGTTTGCGAGCGGAAATCTGAGTGACTACGGAGCGGACGGAGCGGGAACAGGTAGCGTTGTGACGTATGAGTTAATTCTGGATAGTGCGTACACGGAAGGAACGCCATCTGGATTGACGAGTGGAGGAGTGTCGATCCGTCTGTATGAGTCAGGCGGAGTGATCACGGGATCGACGTCATTGACGGAGGTCGGAGTGAATGCTGGGAACACGGCATTCACGATTGTTGTGAATAGCAGCAGCGGAGTGTTGACGCTGACGCAGTCGAAGGCGATCGACCATTTGCAGACGGATACGTATGACGGAGCGTATATAGAGGACTTGGCGTTATTAGGGAATGATCTGATTGAACTGAGGGCGACAGCGTCAGGGACGTTTGATTCAGAAGGAGATGTGTCGACGGAAGCGAGTGCGAGTTTGGATTTAGGAGGGAATATCCGATTTGGTGATGATGGCCCAGGTAACCCGACGTTGACGTTGAGTGGAACGGAGCCGATTGCGCTGACGTTTGATGGAGGTTTAAGCGGCGGAAACTTTGTTGGAGTGGAGGGAGCAGGGGATACGAATGGGAGCCCAGTGGTTGCGAGTGTGGATTTTTCAGGAGCGTTTGCGAGCGGAAATCTGAGTGACTACGGAGCGGACGGAGCGGGAACAGGTAGCGTTGTGACGTATGAGTTAATTCTGGATAGTGCGTACACGGAAGGAACGCCATCTGGATTGACGAGTGGAGGAGTGTCGATCCGTCTGTATGAGTCAGGCGGAGTGATCACGGGATCGACGTCATTGACGGAGGTCGGAGTGAATGCTGGGAACACGGCATTCACGATTGTTGTGAATAGCAGCAGCGGAGTGTTGACGCTGACGCAGTCGAAGGCGATCGACCATTTGCAGACGGATACGTATGACGGAGCGTATATAGAGGACTTGGCGTTATTAGGGAATGATCTGATTGAACTGAGGGCGACAGCGTCAGGGACGTTTGATTCAGAAGGAGATGTGTCGACGGAAGCGAGTGCGAGTTTGGATTTAGGAGGGAATATCCGATTTGGTGATGATGGCCCAGGTAACCCGACGTTGACGTTGAGTGGAACGGAGCCGATTGCGCTGACGTTTGATGGAGGTTTAAGCGGCGGAAACTTTGTTGGAGTGGAGGGAGCAGGGGATACGAATGGGAGCCCAGTGGTTGCGAGTGTGGATTTTTCAGGAGCGTTTGCGAGCGGAAATCTGAGTGACTACGGAGCGGACGGAGCGGGAACAGGTAGCGTTGTGACGTATGAGTTAATTCTGGATAGTGCGTACACGGAAGGAACGCCATCTGGATTGACGAGTGGAGGAGTGTCGATCCGTCTGTATGAGTCAGGCGGAGTGATCACGGGATCGACGTCATTGACGGAGGTCGGAGTGAATGCTGGGAACACGGCATTCACGATTGTTGTGAATAGCAGCAGCGGAGTGTTGACGCTGACGCAGTCGAAGGCGATCGACCATTTGCAGACGGATACGTATGACGGAGCGTATATAGAGGACTTGGCGTTATTAGGGAATGATCTGATTGAACTGAGGGCGACAGCGTCAGGGACGTTTGATTCAGAAGGAGATGTGTCGACGGAAGCGAGTGCGAGTTTGGATTTAGGAGGGAATATCCGATTTGGTGATGATGGCCCAGGTAACCCGACGTTGACGTTGAGTGGAACGGAGCCGATTGCGCTGACGTTTGATGGAGGTTTAAGCGGCGGAAACTTTGTTGGAGTGGAGGGAGCAGGGGATACGAATGGGAGCCCAGTGGTTGCGAGTGTGGATTTTTCAGGAGCGTTTGCGAGCGGAAATCTGAGTGACTACGGAGCGGACGGAGCGGGAACAGGTAGCGTTGTGACGTATGAGTTAATTCTGGATAGTGCGTACACGGAAGGAACGCCATCTGGATTGACGAGTGGAGGAGTGTCGATCCGTCTGTATGAGTCAGGCGGAGTGATCACGGGATCGACGTCATTGACGGAGGTCGGAGTGAATGCTGGGAACACGGCATTCACGATTGTTGTGAATAGCAGCAGCGGAGTGTTGACGCTGACGCAGTCGAAGGCGATCGACCATTTGCAGACGGATACGTATGACGGAGCGTATATAGAGGACTTGGCGTTATTAGGGAATGATCTGATTGAACTGAGGGCGACAGCGTCAGGGACGTTTGATTCAGAAGGAGATGTGTCGACGGAAGCGAGTGCGAGTTTGGATTTAGGAGGGAATATCCGATTTGGTGATGATGGCCCAGGTAACCCGACGTTGACGTTGAGTGGAACGGAGCCGATTGCGCTGACGTTTGATGGAGGTTTAAGCGGCGGAAACTTTGTTGGAGTGGAGGGAGCAGGGGATACGAATGGGAGCCCAGTGGTTGCGAGTGTGGATTTTTCAGGAGCGTTTGCGAGCGGAAATCTGAGTGACTACGGAGCGGACGGAGCGGGAACAGGTAGCGTTGTGACGTATGAGTTAATTCTGGATAGTGCGTACACGGAAGGAACGCCATCTGGATTGACGAGTGGAGGAGTGTCGATCCGTCTGTATGAGTCAGGCGGAGTGATCACGGGATCGACGTCATTGACGGAGGTCGGAGTGAATGCTGGGAACACGGCATTCACGATTGTTGTGAATAGCAGCAGCGGAGTGTTGACGCTGACGCAGTCGAAGGCGATCGACCATTTGCAGACGGATACGTATGACGGAGCGTATATAGAGGACTTGGCGTTATTAGGGAATGATCTGATTGAACTGAGGGCGACAGCGTCAGGGACGTTTGATTCAGAAGGAGATGTGTCGACGGAAGCGAGTGCGAGTTTGGATTTAGGAGGGAATATCCGATTTGGTGATGATGGCCCAGGTAACCCGACGTTGACGTTGAGTGGAACGGAGCCGATTGCGCTGACGTTTGATGGAGGTTTAAGCGGCGGAAACTTTGTTGGAGTGGAGGGAGCAGGGGATACGAATGGGAGCCCAGTGGTTGCGAGTGTGGATTTTTCAGGAGCGTTTGCGAGCGGAAATCTGAGTGACTACGGAGCGGACGGAGCGGGAACAGGTAGCGTTGTGACGTATGAGTTAATTCTGGATAGTGCGTACACGGAAGGAACGCCATCTGGATTGACGAGTGGAGGAGTGTCGATCCGTCTGTATGAGTCAGGCGGAGTGATCACGGGATCGACGTCATTGACGGAGGTCGGAGTGAATGCTGGGAACACGGCATTCACGATTGTTGTGAATAGCAGCAGCGGAGTGTTGACGCTGACGCAGTCGAAGGCGATCGACCATTTGCAGACGGATACGTATGACGGAGCGTATATAGAGGACTTGGCGTTATTAGGGAATGATCTGATTGAACTGAGGGCGACAGCGTCAGGGACGTTTGATTCAGAAGGAGATGTGTCGACGGAAGCGAGTGCGAGTTTGGATTTAGGAGGGAATATCCGATTTGGTGATGATGGCCCAGGTAACCCGACGTTGACGTTGAGTGGAACGGAGCCGATTGCGCTGACGTTTGATGGAGGTTTAAGCGGCGGAAACTTTGTTGGAGTGGAGGGAGCAGGGGATACGAATGGGAGCCCAGTGGTTGCGAGTGTGGATTTTTCAGGAGCGTTTGCGAGCGGAAATCTGAGTGACTACGGAGCGGACGGAGCGGGAACAGGTAGCGTTGTGACGTATGAGTTAATTCTGGATAGTGCGTACACGGAAGGAACGCCATCTGGATTGACGAGTGGAGGAGTGTCGATCCGTCTGTATGAGTCAGGCGGAGTGATCACGGGATCGACGTCATTGACGGAGGTCGGAGTGAATGCTGGGAACACGGCATTCACGATTGTTGTGAATAGCAGCAGCGGAGTGTTGACGCTGACGCAGTCGAAGGCGATCGACCATTTGCAGACGGATACGTATGACGGAGCGTATATAGAGGACTTGGCGTTATTAGGGAATGATCTGATTGAACTGAGGGCGACAGCGTCAGGGACGTTTGATTCAGAAGGAGATGTGTCGACGGAAGCGAGTGCGAGTTTGGATTTAGGAGGGAATATCCGATTTGGTGATGATGGCCCAGGTAACCCGACGTTGACGTTGAGTGGAACGGAGCCGATTGCGCTGACGTTTGATGGAGGTTTAAGCGGCGGAAACTTTGTTGGAGTGGAGGGAGCAGGGGATACGAATGGGAGCCCAGTGGTTGCGAGTGTGGATTTTTCAGGAGCGTTTGCGAGCGGAAATCTGAGTGACTACGGAGCGGACGGAGCGGGAACAGGTAGCGTTGTGACGTATGAGTTAATTCTGGATAGTGCGTACACGGAAGGAACGCCATCTGGATTGACGAGTGGAGGAGTGTCGATCCGTCTGTATGAGTCAGGCGGAGTGATCACGGGATCGACGTCATTGACGGAGGTCGGAGTGAATGCTGGGAACACGGCATTCACGATTGTTGTGAATAGCAGCAGCGGAGTGTTGACGCTGACGCAGTCGAAGGCGATCGACCATTTGCAGACGGATACGTATGACGGAGCGTATATAGAGGACTTGGCGTTATTAGGGAATGATCTGATTGAACTGAGGGCGACAGCGTCAGGGACGTTTGATTCAGAAGGAGATGTGTCGACGGAAGCGAGTGCGAGTTTGGATTTAGGAGGGAATATCCGATTTGGTGATGATGGCCCAGGTAACCCGACGTTGACGTTGAGTGGAACGGAGCCGATTGCGCTGACGTTTGATGGAGGTTTAAGCGGCGGAAACTTTGTTGGAGTGGAGGGAGCAGGGGATACGAATGGGAGCCCAGTGGTTGCGAGTGTGGATTTTTCAGGAGCGTTTGCGAGCGGAAATCTGAGTGACTACGGAGCGGACGGAGCGGGAACAGGTAGCGTTGTGACGTATGAGTTAATTCTGGATAGTGCGTACACGGAAGGAACGCCATCTGGATTGACGAGTGGAGGAGTGTCGATCCGTCTGTATGAGTCAGGCGGAGTGATCACGGGATCGACGTCATTGACGGAGGTCGGAGTGAATGCTGGGAACACGGCATTCACGATTGTTGTGAATAGCAGCAGCGGAGTGTTGACGCTGACGCAGTCGAAGGCGATCGACCATTTGCAGACGGATACGTATGACGGAGCGTATATAGAGGACTTGGCGTTATTAGGGAATGATCTGATTGAACTGAGGGCGACAGCGTCAGGGACGTTTGATTCAGAAGGAGATGTGTCGACGGAAGCGAGTGCGAGTTTGGATTTAGGAGGGAATATCCGATTTGGTGATGATGGCCCAGGTAACCCGACGTTGACGTTGAGTGGAACGGAGCCGATTGCGCTGACGTTTGATGGAGGTTTAAGCGGCGGAAACTTTGTTGGAGTGGAGGGAGCAGGGGATACGAATGGGAGCCCAGTGGTTGCGAGTGTGGATTTTTCAGGAGCGTTTGCGAGCGGAAATCTGAGTGACTACGGAGCGGACGGAGCGGGAACAGGTAGCGTTGTGACGTATGAGTTAATTCTGGATAGTGCGTACACGGAAGGAACGCCATCTGGATTGACGAGTGGAGGAGTGTCGATCCGTCTGTATGAGTCAGGCGGAGTGATCACGGGATCGACGTCATTGACGGAGGTCGGAGTGAATGCTGGGAACACGGCATTCACGATTGTTGTGAATAGCAGCAGCGGAGTGTTGACGCTGACGCAGTCGAAGGCGATCGACCATTTGCAGACGGATACGTATGACGGAGCGTATATAGAGGACTTGGCGTTATTAGGGAATGATCTGATTGAACTGAGGGCGACAGCGTCAGGGACGTTTGATTCAGAAGGAGATGTGTCGACGGAAGCGAGTGCGAGTTTGGATTTAGGAGGGAATATCCGATTTGGTGATGATGGCCCAGGTAACCCGACGTTGACGTTGAGTGGAACGGAGCCGATTGCGCTGACGTTTGATGGAGGTTTAAGCGGCGGAAACTTTGTTGGAGTGGAGGGAGCAGGGGATACGAATGGGAGCCCAGTGGTTGCGAGTGTGGATTTTTCAGGAGCGTTTGCGAGCGGAAATCTGAGTGACTACGGAGCGGACGGAGCGGGAACAGGTAGCGTTGTGACGTATGAGTTAATTCTGGATAGTGCGTACACGGAAGGAACGCCATCTGGATTGACGAGTGGAGGAGTGTCGATCCGTCTGTATGAGTCAGGCGGAGTGATCACGGGATCGACGTCATTGACGGAGGTCGGAGTGAATGCTGGGAACACGGCATTCACGATTGTTGTGAATAGCAGCAGCGGAGTGTTGACGCTGACGCAGTCGAAGGCGATCGACCATTTGCAGACGGATACGTATGACGGAGCGTATATAGAGGACTTGGCGTTATTAGGGAATGATCTGATTGAACTGAGGGCGACAGCGTCAGGGACGTTTGATTCAGAAGGAGATGTGTCGACGGAAGCGAGTGCGAGTTTGGATTTAGGAGGGAATATCCGATTTGGTGATGATGGCCCAGGTAACCCGACGTTGACGTTGAGTGGAACGGAGCCGATTGCGCTGACGTTTGATGGAGGTTTAAGCGGCGGAAACTTTGTTGGAGTGGAGGGAGCAGGGGATACGAATGGGAGCCCAGTGGTTGCGAGTGTGGATTTTTCAGGAGCGTTTGCGAGCGGAAATCTGAGTGACTACGGAGCGGACGGAGCGGGAACAGGTAGCGTTGTGACGTATGAGTTAATTCTGGATAGTGCGTACACGGAAGGAACGCCATCTGGATTGACGAGTGGAGGAGTGTCGATCCGTCTGTATGAGTCAGGCGGAGTGATCACGGGATCGACGTCATTGACGGAGGTCGGAGTGAATGCTGGGAACACGGCATTCACGATTGTTGTGAATAGCAGCAGCGGAGTGTTGACGCTGACGCAGTCGAAGGCGATCGACCATTTGCAGACGGATACGTATGACGGAGCGTATATAGAGGACTTGGCGTTATTAGGGAATGATCTGATTGAACTGAGGGCGACAGCGTCAGGGACGTTTGATTCAGAAGGAGATGTGTCGACGGAAGCGAGTGCGAGTTTGGATTTAGGAGGGAATATCCGATTTGGTGATGATGGCCCAGGTAACCCGACGTTGACGTTGAGTGGAACGGAGCCGATTGCGCTGACGTTTGATGGAGGTTTAAGCGGCGGAAACTTTGTTGGAGTGGAGGGAGCAGGGGATACGAATGGGAGCCCAGTGGTTGCGAGTGTGGATTTTTCAGGAGCGTTTGCGAGCGGAAATCTGAGTGACTACGGAGCGGACGGAGCGGGAACAGGTAGCGTTGTGACGTATGAGTTAATTCTGGATAGTGCGTACACGGAAGGAACGCCATCTGGATTGACGAGTGGAGGAGTGTCGATCCGTCTGTATGAGTCAGGCGGAGTGATCACGGGATCGACGTCATTGACGGAGGTCGGAGTGAATGCTGGGAACACGGCATTCACGATTGTTGTGAATAGCAGCAGCGGAGTGTTGACGCTGACGCAGTCGAAGGCGATCGACCATTTGCAGACGGATACGTATGACGGAGCGTATATAGAGGACTTGGCGTTATTAGGGAATGATCTGATTGAACTGAGGGCGACAGCGTCAGGGACGTTTGATTCAGAAGGAGATGTGTCGACGGAAGCGAGTGCGAGTTTGGATTTATATCCGATTTGGTGA